TATCGGCTCTTTTCCATCTTCGGCTCGTTTAGACTTACTTTGTAAAATACCCAAAATACGATCTGAGTCTCGTACAGAAGAAACCTCTGGATTAGTCACAACAATAGCCGCGTCAGCAAAATAAAGGGCCATTTGAGCGCCCTTCTCAATACCGGCAGGAGAATCACAGATAATGTAGTCAAATTCCTTAGCAAGCTCGTCTAAAACTTCCTTCACGCCTTCAATGGTTAAAGCGTCTTTATCTCGCGTTTGTGAAGCCGGTAGAATGAACAAACCTTTCGTACGCTTATCTTTAATTAAGGCTTGCGATAGTGTCGCTTCTTTATTGATTACATTTACAAAGTCATAAACCACTCGACGCTCGCAACCCATAATCAAATCCAGATTACGTAAGCCTACATCAAAATCAATAATAACGGTTTTATGTCCTTTTAACGCAATACCAGTCCCAATAGCAGCGCTGGATGTTGTCTTACCTACACCACCTTTGCCTGAGGTGACTACTA
This genomic stretch from Marinomonas primoryensis harbors:
- the minD gene encoding septum site-determining protein MinD; the protein is MAKIIVVTSGKGGVGKTTSSAAIGTGIALKGHKTVIIDFDVGLRNLDLIMGCERRVVYDFVNVINKEATLSQALIKDKRTKGLFILPASQTRDKDALTIEGVKEVLDELAKEFDYIICDSPAGIEKGAQMALYFADAAIVVTNPEVSSVRDSDRILGILQSKSKRAEDGKEPIEEHLLLTRYHPGRVASGEMLSVSDVEDILAIPLLGVIPESEAVLKASNQGTPVILDTESEAGLAYMDAVDRLMGEERPLRFLEVQKKGFIKRLLGG